Proteins from one Plasmodium cynomolgi strain B DNA, chromosome 10, whole genome shotgun sequence genomic window:
- a CDS encoding hypothetical protein (putative): MERNHFYLKEQLENDQFNKNIQDEYKQRFGVDTKKDQYVEEVSVEDLSRRSTLTEVKKPPLHQYIYPFIDLGKKFYSSLTLFYEPKLIHLSILLTTLWAFKNIKCINQLLIHKYADLHYQITRPDSLSSRYRAFKVLALGGSVLPGCVIGFTMYDFYWGRTNSVLVPNNEGASQARSASPLIPYTLRRDISRKMRLLKEKTFFFAKDLAENNNFKRLSREYHRSLDRRLHGLSEKKGPME, encoded by the exons atggagagaaatCATTTTTACCTAAAAGAACAACTAGAGAATGACCAATTTAACAAGAACATACAGGATGAGTACAAGCAAAGGTTCGGAGTTGATACTAAAAAGGATCAGTATGTGGAGGAGGTCTCAGTGGAGGATCTATCGAGAAGATCTACCCTCACTGAAGTGAAGAAACCACCCCTGCACCAGTACATTTACCCATTTATCGacttaggaaaaaaattttactcaTCCTTGACACTGTTCTACGAACCTAAATTAATCCATTTGTCCATTTTATTGACGACCTTGTGGGCTTTTAAAAACATCAAATGCATTAACCAGTTGCTCATCCATAAGTATGCCGACTTACATTATCAAATCACTCGTCCTGATTCACTGAGCAGTAGGTATAGAGCATTCAAGGTGTTAGCCCTCGGGGGGTCTGTTCTCCCAGGATGTGTTATCGGTTTTACTATGTACGATTTTTACTGGGGGAGGACCAACTCGGTGCTCGTTCCTAACAACGAGGGTGCCTCCCAGGCGAGGAGTGCCTCTCCCCTCATCCCGTACACCCTGCGCAGGGACATATCGAGAAAG atgCGCCTGCTGAAGGagaaaaccttttttttcgcgaagGACCTGGCCGAGAATAACAACTTCAAAAGGTTGTCAAGGGAGTACCACAGGAGCCTCGACCGGCGCCTCCATGGCCTCAGCGAAAAGAAGGGTCCCATGGAGTAG